From the genome of Desulfovibrio sp. JY:
TCATGGGCGCCTGCTCCACCCCGCCGGAACCGGGCATGGAGATCCGCATCCACACCAAGGAGCTGCGCGAGATCCGCAAGATCGCCGTGGAGCTGCTTTTAGCCAACCACAACCAGAGCTGCCCCACCTGCTTTCGCAACGGGGCCTGCAAGCTCCAGGAAATCGCCCGCAAGCTCGGCGTGTCCCAGGTCCGCTTCAAGCCCGTGCAGGAGCCCGTGCCCGTGGACGTCTCCTCGCCGTCGCTGGTGCGCGACCCCAACAAGTGCGTGCTGTGCGGCGACTGCGTGCGCATGTGCTCGGAGATCCAGGGCATCGGGGCCATCGGCTTCGCCTTCCGGGGACATAAGACCGCCGTGCTGCCGGCCTTCGGCAAGGGGCTGGCCAATGTGGAGTGCGTCAACTGCGGCCAGTGCTCGAGCGTGTGCCCGACCGGCGCGTTGACCCCCAAGTCCGAGATCGAGGACGTCTGGAACCTCCTGGCCGACCCGGACGTGACCGTAGTGGCCCAGATCGCCCCGGCCGTTCGCGTGGGCCTCGGCGAGTGCTTTGGCGCCGCCCCCGGCGACCCGATCATGGGCCGCATGGTCGCGGCCATGAAGACCATCGGCTTCGACCAGGTCTACGACACCACCTTCGCCGCCGACCTCACCGTCATCGAGGAGGCCGAGGAGTTCCTGGCCAGAAAGGCCGCCGGCGAAAAGCTGCCCCAGTTCACCTCCTGCTGCCCCGGCTGGGTCCAGTTCGCCGAGCAGTACTATCCCGAACTGCTCCCGAACCTCTCCTCCTGCCGTTCGCCCCAGCAGATGTTCGGCTCCCTGGTCAAGGAAATGCTGCCCGAGCAGCTCGGCATCCCGCGCAAGAAGCTGGCCATCGTCTCGGTCATGCCCTGCACGGCCAAGAAGTTCGAGGCGCGCCGGCCGGAATTCGCCAAGGACGGCTCCCCGGACGTGGACAACGTGCTGACCACCCAGGAACTGGCCCGCATGATCGAGCAGGCCGGGCTGCGCTTCAACGACCTCGAGCCCCAGTCCCGCGACATGCCCTACGGCTTCGGCACGGGCGCGGGCGTGATCTTCGGCACCACCGGCGGCGTCACCGAGGCGGTGCTGCGCTATGCCTCCGAAAAGATCACCGGCCAGACCCTCTACGACACCGATTTCAACGACGTGCG
Proteins encoded in this window:
- a CDS encoding [FeFe] hydrogenase, group A — its product is MAKSVEQSVTIDGKVVPIEGERNLLELIRKVGIDLPTFCYHSELSVYGACRLCLVEVKNRGIMGACSTPPEPGMEIRIHTKELREIRKIAVELLLANHNQSCPTCFRNGACKLQEIARKLGVSQVRFKPVQEPVPVDVSSPSLVRDPNKCVLCGDCVRMCSEIQGIGAIGFAFRGHKTAVLPAFGKGLANVECVNCGQCSSVCPTGALTPKSEIEDVWNLLADPDVTVVAQIAPAVRVGLGECFGAAPGDPIMGRMVAAMKTIGFDQVYDTTFAADLTVIEEAEEFLARKAAGEKLPQFTSCCPGWVQFAEQYYPELLPNLSSCRSPQQMFGSLVKEMLPEQLGIPRKKLAIVSVMPCTAKKFEARRPEFAKDGSPDVDNVLTTQELARMIEQAGLRFNDLEPQSRDMPYGFGTGAGVIFGTTGGVTEAVLRYASEKITGQTLYDTDFNDVRGESGLREVNVEVGGNTLHLAVVYGLANARVVCEKIKAGTCDYDLIEVMACPGGCVGGAGQPVNLDLAARKRRAQGLYRSDKGRQLHKAQDNVFVNQCYAKFLGDVGGHKAHELLHTGYQSRRRIADETLVILDGAGEPRLRVQVCLGTSCHLRGAQDILTGLLGHIAEQGLTNAVDVRASFCHEKCAEGPTVQINGDVMTHCTLESVIAALDAHLQNPLPPTAGASAGTGCACGKG